TCAGCGCGGGCGTTACCCTGCGCCACAATGGGTCATCCTGGGGATCGGCGCCGCGGTGGTGCTCATCGCAGCCGCCGTCCTGATCTGGCGAGCGCGGCGCGCCTTCAACGCGCGTGGGAGAGGCGGACCGCGCTCCTCGAGGCGAGGGTGACGGGAAACCAGGCGAGCACTTCAGGGGGAGGAGGAATGATCGACCGCAGTGCGATCGCTGGTTGACACCGAGCGGACCGGACCGGTAGGCACCATAGAGGGACGCGCACCCGGTCGGCCGATGTAGACCGCCGGCCGAGCGCGCGACGAGCCTGCAACAGTCGGGGCCCAGAGACGCGGCCCCAGTGAGGCCCTTTGGGTCCTGAAGAACACCGCGTAACCGCGGCGCGTGGATACATGGCACCGATCGAACGTGGCGTTGAGCTCGTGCATCGCGTGATCGCTCAACTGAAGAAGCGCCCTTCCAGCCATACCGCCGTGGGAGCGAGCCAGGCGGCTCTCGATGCGCTCGAGTCGAGGCTGATGGTCGAGCTGCCGCCCACGCTGCGGGCGTTCCTCGAGTTCGATTTCGCGCTCGATAGCCTGGGCCCGCGGTTCAAGGGGCGGCATCGCTTCGGCCAGGACCCGTCGGCGCCTCGACCGAAGCTCACCTCGGTCCGCAAGCTGGCCGAGGCGAAGACCGACCTCGGCTGGACCGAATCGCGGCTCCGGGCCAAGGTCGTGAGGCTGCCCAACCTCCCCGGTCAGCCATGGAACGCGCTCTACCTCGGGGAGGCCAGGCGGGACGGCGAGCTCGTCATCCTCGGCCTCGACAACGAGGACACGAACGTCCGGGTCTTCCCGCGCTACACGGCGTTCGACCTGTATCTCGCCGAGCAGTGCGGCCTCATCAAGCTGCGCGAATCGCAGCGGCTCGAGGACCTCGAGTCGCACGTGGCGCTCAACCCCGAGCTCGGGACCGCCGAAGAGGACGACGAGGGCGACACGGAGTATTGATCGCGCGGCCGCGACGCCCTCGCCCTGGCGCCGCTCGGCCGTGAACGACGTCCGTGACGAACGCGATGGCTGCCGGTGCAGGAGCGCTCCACTTCCGGTTCCAGGTGGACGACGGCGACCCTCGTGACCGGCTCGACAAGCTCGTCGTCCACCTGCTCGACCGCGCCGGCCATGCGGCCTCTCGCGCGGCGGTGCAGCGGTGGATCGCCGCCGGTCGGGTGCTCGTCGACGGGGTGCCGGCGCGCGCGTCGGTGGCGGTGCGCGCAGGCGCGCTCGTCGAGGTCCGCCCCGAAGAGCCGTCGCCCTCGCCCACGGCGGCCGAGCCCGACGTGGCCATCCCGGTGGTGTACGAGGACGAGCACCTGCTCGTCATCGACAAACCTGCAGGGCTCGTCGTGCACCCGGCCCGCGGCCACGAGTCCGGCACGCTGGTCAACGGGCTGCTCGCCCTGCCCGGTTTCGCCCTGGCGCCTGCCGATCCGCGCGATCCCATGGGCCACGTCCGCCCGGGGATCGTGCACAGGCTCGACCGAGGGACGAGCGGCCTGCTCGTCGTGGCGAAGGACGAGCCCACCCGCGAGGCGCTGAAAGATCGGTTCGCAAGGCACGCGATCGAGCGCGAGTACGCCGCGATCGTCGCCGGCGAGGCGCGAGACGCCACCTACGACACGCTCCACGGCCGGCACCCGACCGACAGGCTCCGGTTCACGTCGTGGATCCGCGGCGGCGCAGGCGCGCCCGGCTCCGGAGCCGGCGCGCCCGGCTCACGCGTCGCCGCGCCGCGCCGCGCCGTGACGCACGTCCGCGTGCTCGAGAGGCTCGGCGACGCGGCGACCGTCGTCGCGTGCTCGCTCGAGACGGGCCGCACCCACCAGATCCGGGTGCACCTCGCCGAGCGCGGCAGGACGCCGGTCCTCGGAGACCCCCTCTACGGCAAGCCGCCGAAGAAGCCGGCGATACGGGCGATCGCGGAGGAGCTGGGGCGGCAAGCCCTCCACGCGCGCGTGCTCGGGTTCATCCACCCCGCCACGCAGAAGCCCGTGCGCTGGGAGAGCGCGCTGCCAGCGGACATGCGCAAGGCGCTCGACCAGCTGCGGGCGCTCGCTACCAGATCTTCGATTTGATGTGGCCCTTGGACTTGATCAGGATGTCGACGAGGGCGCGGTCGTAGAAGTTCTTCTGGTAGAGGTCCGGCGAGACGCGGCTCTTGTAGAGGGCGCGCCCTTCCTCGATCTCTTCGGACAAGACCGTGAAGAGGTCATCCTGCTGGATGCCCTGCACGATCTTCTCCTCGTTGTAGAGCGAGAGATCGCTCGCGATGGCGCGCGCGAGGCGGCGCGCCGCCTCTTCCGTTTCAATCAAGGGCATCCGTCTCTCCTCCAGGTTCACCAGCCGGGGGCACGCGCTCCCGAGCCGACGGGGGCCTAGGATGCAGCAGCCCAGGCGGCGCTGTCAAAGTAGCTCGTCGTCCGACGACCCGCCCCCGGACCCGCGCGGCTGCGCGAGGGGCGCGGCGGGCATGTGGGTGGTCGCTCCGGGCGCGCCGGCGGCAGGCCGATCCGCTTCCTGGCGCGCCGCGGCGAGGGCGGCGAGCCCCGAGAGGAGAGGGAACGCGACCAGCGCGTAACGCCCGGCACCGAAGAACACGGCGTGCGTCGCCGCGGTCGCAGCGAGGACGGCGAGCGCTGCGCCCACGAGAACCGGCGCCCGGAGGAGCGCGCGGCCCTTGAGCAGCGCGAGGCCGAGGAGCGCGATGTAGCCCACCCATGCATGGATGTGCAGCGCGGCGACGACCCCCAGCGCGAACAGCGCGAGCCGAGCGATGTCCAGCGCGCGCTGCGCGAGCGAGGGGCGGCGAGCTGCGCCGGGCGCCTGCGCGGGCCTGCGCGCTGCCCACACGAGCGCGGCGAGGAGGACGACGCGCTCGAAGACGGTCTCGACGGCGCCGAGCGCGACCTTGTGGGCCTCGCTGAACGCCGACGGGTTCGAAGCGTGGAGGTACCACCCGGCCGCGCCGCAGTAGTCGAGCGTCGCCGCGAGCTTCCTGGGCACGAGCCCGAGCCATTCGCCCGGGTGCTCCGCGATGTACCGGCGCGCCTCGCGGCCGAAGCAGGCGTCCTTGCCGGCTTCATCGAAGACCTCGCGGCACGCCTCGGGTACCTGGACCGGCGCCCAGGCGCCGGTGGACGCCGGGTCCGCTCCGATGAGGAGATTCCATCCGCCGTTCACGCTGACCAGAGCGCACTGGTTCATCCGCAAGCAGTTGCGCGCGGTCCACGGCGCGCACACGAGGAGCGCCGCGATGACGGTCAGCAGGACGGGCGCCGCGCGCGCGACAAACGGCGAGAGGAGCCGGGGACCGCCCGCAGGCGGAGAGCCCGAGAGGGCGAGGCCGGCAAACAGAGGCGCGAGCAGGAGCGCCTGCGGGCGGACGAGGGTGGCGGCGCCAAGGAGCAGCCCGATGACGGCGAACGGGGCCAGCGCGGGGCGGCGCTCCCGCGCCCTCGCGGACGCCCACGCCGCGCAGGCGACCAGCGAACCGGTGACGCCCTCGGTCATGAGCGCCGGGGTATATGCGACGAGCCCGGGGTGGAGGGCGACGAGCCCACCGGAGAGCGCCGGCACGGCGCGCGAGCGCGGCGCAGCGCGGGCCGCCAGGCGATGGACGGCGAGCGCCGCGAGCGCGCCGAGCACGGCGTTCAGCAGCATCGCGACCGCGGGGTGTGTGCCGAGCAGCGCGTACAGCGCGCCGACCGCGCCCGGATAGCCCACCGGGTAGTGCGCGGCGTACGTGACGACGCCGTCCGGCCATAGCCACGTGTAGCCGAGCCCCGCCGCGATCCGCTCGGCGATGCGCTGGTAGTACGTCCCGTCGGCGGTGGGCGGGAAGCGCTCGGCCGCCCAGAGGACGACGGCGAGCCGCGCGGCGAGGGCGAGCGCGAAGATCGTGCCCGCGTCGCGCCGACGCGCGACGACCGAGGCGCCGCCGCTCATGACGAGCGCGCGAGCGGCAGCGGGAAGCGCGCGAGCAAGCCGGTGGCCCGCAGCGCAGCGACGACCTCGCACGCGGGCAGACCGACGACGTTCGAATAGGAGCCGTCGATGCGCGCGACGGCGAACGCGCCGATGCCCTGAATCGCGTAGGCGCCGGCCTTGTCGAGCCCCTCGCCGGTCGCCGCGTACGACGCCACCTCGTCGTCGTCGAGCCCGCGGAAGCGCACCCGCGTGACGACCGTCTCGGCGTGGAGCGCCTCGGCGGGGCCCGCGACGGATGCCGTCGCGACGTCGGCCCGATCGCCGTCGGCGATCGCGAACCGCGTCCAGACCTGGTGCTCGCGGCCCGAGAGGGCGCGGAGCATGGCGCGCGCGTCGCCCTCGTCCCGCGGCTTGCCGAGGATGGAATCGCCGAGGATGACCGACGTGTCGGCGACGAGGATCGCGCCGGCCCCGGCCGCCTGGCGCAGGCGCCGCGCGGCCGCGAGCTTCGCCAGGGTGACGCGCTCCAGGTAGGCAGCGGCGTCCTCGCCGGCGCGCCCCGCCTCGTCGACCTCGGCTGCCGCGACGCGGAGAGGCAGGCCGAGCGTAGTCAGGATCTCTCGCCGGCGCGGCGAGCCGGAGCCGAGCAGGAGCGGGTGCGAGTCATCGATCATGATCGTGCGGACGCCGGCGGCGCCGGCCCCGGCCGGGCGTGGTCCTAGCACGGCGCGAACGCGACCGCGGAGCACGACGCAATCCGACGCAAACCGAGCCCCGGACGCCAGCGGATCGCGACGCGTCGATTGCTCTTTTGACTCTCCCCCCGGCAGTAGTAGAGGGTCGGGCGCGATGCGCGCCAACCGGAGGGTGCCTGCACGATCGAGCCTCCCGCTGCTGGTGGTGTCCGGGGTCTTCACGGCAGCCCTCCTTCTTCCGGCGCCGGCGCGCGCGGACGAGTGCGCGCCGGCCAGCGGGCTGTCGGGCTGTATCGACGCCGACAACCTCTGGCCTCACGCAGGCGGCGGCCCCTTCTTCGCCGTGGGGAGCACAGGGACGGCTCCGGACGCGAAGGCCTCGTTCGGCCTCGTGGCGAGCTACCTGTCGCGGCCAGTGGGCCTGCGCACCGACTCGCCCGACCCCGAGGGGACGGTCATCCATGCGCTGGACAACATGGTCGACGCGACCTTCCTGGCGTCGTTCGGGCTCACCGATCGCCTGGAGGTGACGGTCGCCGCCCCCGTCACCCTGTACCAGGACGGTGCAGGCTTCTCCGACGTCCTCGGCACCGACACGGAGCTCCAGCGCAGCGTGATGCGCGACGCGCGCCTGGGCGCCGCGTTCGCGATCTTGCCGCCGGCCCAGCGTGGTCCGCTCGACGGCTTCTCGCTGGCAGCGCGCCTCGATCTGGGTCTGCCCACCGGCGACGGGTCGGTGTTCGCCAGCGCCGGGACCGTCACGCTCGCGCCGAGCGTCACCGCGGCGTACCGGCTCGGCAAGCTCCTGCTCGCGGCCGAGGTCGGGGCCCGGCTCCGTGGATCGAGCACGCTGATCGATACCGAGGTCGGCCCACAGCTCCTCGGCGCCCTCGGCGCCTCGGTCGATGTGCTCCCGGACCGCTGGCTCGCGGCGTCCGCGGAGGCGTTCGCCCTCTACACGCTCGCCGAGCAGCCCGCCGGAGCCCCGCCGCTGGTGCCGGCGGAGTGGATCCTCTCGGCCACGAGCGCCCCGCTGCTCGCAGGCGACGTCTCGCTGTCCGTGGGCGGCGGCAGCGCCATCCCGTTCGCCTCCGACGGCGCGCTCACCGCGCCGCGCTTCCGGTTCAACCTGGGGCTCCGCTATGCGCCGACGGGGCGCGATGCAGACGCCGACGGCGTCCTGGATCGCGACGACGAGTGCCCGCTCGCCGCGGAGGATCGCGACGGCTTTCGGGACGGCGACGGCTGCCCCGATCCAGACAACGACGGCGATCGGATCCCCGACGGTCGCGACAGGTGCCGGGACGAGCCCGAGACGATCGACGGCTTCCAGGACAGCGATGGCTGCCCTGATGCGGACGACGACAGCGACGGCGTCCCGGACGACGCTGACGCCTGCCGGAACGCCGCCGAGGACCGCGACGGCTTCCAGGACAGCGACGGCTGCCCCGATCCCGACAACGATGGCGACGGGATCCTGGATGCGAGCGACACGTGCCCCATGGGCGCGGAAGACGTCGACGGCTTCAAGGACGACGACGGCTGCCCGGATCCCGACAACGACATCGACCAGGTCCCTGACGCCAGCGACCAGTGCCCGAACAGCGCCGAGGATCGCGACGGCTTCCAGGACGACGACGGCTGCCCCGAGCGCGACAACGACGAGGACGGCGTGGCCGACGCGGCCGACGCATGCCCCGTGACCGCCGAGACGATCGACGGCACGAACGACGCCGACGGCTGCCCTGAGCCGGGCGGCAGGTCCTTGCCGCGGTGGTCCGGCGATCAGGTCGTCCTCGACGGCCTGGTCCGCTTCCCGGCGGCGAGCGCCCGCGTGCCGCCAGCCCTCGCGGCGCAGCTCGGCATGATCGCGCAGCTCATGCGCGGGCGCATGCCCCTCGACATCGTCATCGTGGAGGCCTACGCCGATCGTCAGGGCGATCAGTCCGCGCGCGCCATCGAGCTCGCGGGCGCGCGCGCGAGCGCCGTCAAGGATCTCCTTGCAAACGCGGGCTTGCCGGCGGACCGGATCACGGCCGCCGCCGGCGACCCATCAGCCAAGCGCGCGCCTGGCGCGCCCCAGATCGAGGTGACGGCGACCCGTGCTCGGCGCTCTGAAAGAGCCCCGGGTGCTCCGGGCGCCGCCCCCTCGACGACCGGAGAAAAGAAACAGCGATGAATGTCCTCGAGGCACGCCGTGCCCGCCATTTGATCATCCGCCTCGACCGGGGCGAGGAGCTCCCCGCAGCGCTGGTGCGCGCCCTCGATGAGGCTGAGGCGCGCGCCGGCTGGATCGAGGGGGTAGGCTCGCTCGAGAAGGCCGAAGTGGCGCTGTTCGATCAAGCTTCCCGCACCTACGCGAAGACGCGCGTACTCGACGGCCCGTGCGACGTGGTGGCGCTCTCTGGGAACATCGCGCTCCAGCAGGGCGAGACCTCGCTTCGGCTGTCGGCCACGCTCGCCCGCGAGTCGGGCGTCGGCCTCCAGCTCGCCGCCGGCGAGCTCGTCTGGGCGCGCGTCTACGGGCTCGAGCTCCGCGTCACGGCGTTCGACGATCTGCCCCTGGTGCGGGTGTTCGACGATCGAACGGGCACGATGCAGCTAGCAACCCAGTCGTCGGCCCTCCCCGCGCTCGCGGGCGAGCCACCCCGCCTGGCGCCTCCGGTGCACGCCGCGGAGCTGCCGCGCGCGACGCCTCCGGCGCCCGCCGCGGAGCCGCCGCGCGCGACGCCTCCGGCGCCCGCCGCGGAGCCGCCGCGCGCGACGCCCCCGGCGCCCGCCGCGGAGCCGCCGCGCGCGGCCTCATCGGGCTCCGCGGAGCTCGCCGCCGCCCCGCTACCGCAGCGCCCGACCCGTCCTCGCCAGGAGGACGAGCCCTATCCGGAAGTGGGCGACAACGTGACCCACTTTCACTTCGGCGACTGTATTGTGATCAGCTCGGATGGCGAGCGGATCCGCCTCCGCCAGGAGCGCGACGGCCGCGTGCGCGAGGTCTCGCTGACGATGCTCCGCATCGAGCCTCCCACCGTCGACGCGGCGACAGGCAAGAAGCAGTTCCGCCTCGCACGGAAGAACTGAGAGCGACAGCGCCCGCGCCACCTCGGTCGGGAGGTGGCAGACGGCGCCTCGGCGCTCAGAAGACGCGCTGGGCGATGTGGATCGAGTCCCCTGCCTGGAGCGGCACATCGGGGATCTTGTTGTCGATGATGTCCTCGACCGAGACGGTGGCAAACACCGTCTTGCCCTGAGACTTCCTGCGGATCGTGACCCGATCCTTGTCCGCGATGCTGTTGAACCCTCCCGCCATCGAGATGGCGCGGAGCAGCGTCATGCCGGGCTGGAGCGGCAGGGATCCGGGTTTCTGCACCTCGCCGAGCACCTCGACCCGCTTCGAGTTGTACTCTTTGATGCTCACGCTCACGCTGGGATCGGTGAGGATCTGCCCCTCCATGAGCTTCGCCCGCACGAGCTCCGCGACTTCCTGAGGCTCGAGGCCCGACACCTTGAGCCGCTTCACATAGGGGAAGTCGACGGTGCCATCCGGCGCGACGGTGAACGTCGAGGGGAGCTTGTCTTCTCCGACGATGCGGAGGTCGAACACGTCGCCGACCCCGATGGTCGTCGCCTCCACCGGCGGAGGCAGGTTCACTGGCTGGGGCTTTCGCGCTGAGCACGCAGCGAGGGCCAGCGCGAGCACGGCGGCGGTCCACCGACCAGGACGCCGCATCACATGAACCAGCGCACGCCCAGGTAGGCTTCGAACTGCTGCCATCCGAGGTAGTTCGGCGTCGCCTCGCCGGGAGGCAGCAGAGATGTGCTGCTGATGTTGTTGCCGTAACGCAGCGTCGAGTTGATCCCCAGCGAGTCCCCTATCCGGTACTCGCCGAAGAGAGACGCGTCGACGCGGACGTCTGTCCAGGCATCCGCAGACGTGGAGTTTGCCCCGTTCCCCGGAATCGCGGGATACACATGGGCCGCCACGCCGCCGTCGGCGATCAGCAGAAAGCGCCCGCCGAAGAAGTAGGTCAGCTTGAGGTAACCGCGATCGCGCTCGTAGTAGCTCGCGAGATAGCTGTCGTGGAAATCGCGCGTGAAGCCGGCCGACAGCGACGACAGCGCGAGCGTCGCCGCCTCGGGATCGGCCGACGGGTTCGGCGTCAGGTACCACTTCAGCTCGAGCTGACCGATGACGCTGTCGAAGTCGTGCACCTCGGCCTGCCTGTCTGACGTGTAGAAGCTCGCGCCCCAGCCCGCCATCGCGAGGAGGCCAAATGACGACGTCACGAGGCCGTTGATGCCGAGCTGCGCGCGCAGGGGATGAGACGAGAGCTGCGCAGCCGGATTCGGGTAGTTCACGAACCCGAGCGACGCGTCGTAGATGAGCGCGGTGCGGGGCAAGAAGCGCCAGCGACCCCGCGTCCGGATCGTGTGGTGCAAGTTCGTCAGGCTGTCGAACTCATCGACCTCGAAGAACGTGCCCAGGAAGCGATAGCCGAGCCGCCAGTCGAGCAGCCCGCCGCCCGGCGTCCACACCAGCTCCGCCCCCGCGTCGGCGTGGAGGCGCCGAAAGCTCTGGTTGGAAATCCCGAGATCCGAAGAGGCGATGGTCCGGCCGAGCGACGCGTCGAGGATCCCGGACCAGGGGCGTCGGGGCAAGATCGTCAGCTTGGCGTCGAGCAGGCCGCCGATGTTCCGCTGATCGCTCAGCCGCTCCCGTCCTACCTCGTTGCCGGATACCGGGAAGAACTCTTCATAGGTCGCGGCGATGCCGGCGCGAAACTCGACGTCTGGCGGCGACGCGTCGGGCGTCACCTCCTGGCGCTGCTGGCTCAGCGTCGAGAGCGAAAACGACGGTGTGATCCGGAGCCGCAACGAGCCGACAGGCCCGATATCACCCCGGCTGGCGTCGTCTTTCTCGTCTCGGCGGAAGAAGTTGGAGTCATAGCCGAACTCCGCAGCCACCCCGGGATGCAGCTCGAGATCTCCGGTGCGTATCCCGATGCCCTCGGTGTAGCGCCGATCCTTGAGCCACGGCTGATCCTGCGCCAGGGCCAACGCCGGGGACAGAGTGAGTGTGACTGCAGCAGCGGCTATGGTTTCACGAAGTTTCATCGCCTATTGGGCAGTGGCAATCCGAGAGAGGCGGTCGCCTACCGAAAACAGCTACTGCACGCAGGCGGCTCGATGATGATCTGGCTGACGGGATACTCGGAAGGATCGTCCTTGGGGAGGTTCGGATCGATCGTGGCCGTCACGGCGCTATCGCCGATAAAGCCTGCTTCCTGTCCGATGCACTGGTTGGCCTCAGCCGTCAGTTGCTCGGTCCGCTGTCGCAGCACCGTCAGGATCGTGAACTCATGGTTGGAGAGATCGACGTCACGCCGATTCACGGCGAGCTCCAGGCCCTGCCGCCGCTCGCGCGCGGAGCGGATGGCGACGTCGATCTGATTCAGCTTGTCGTCAAGACAGAGCGTCTTCACGACGTCGCGCTGCGACCGGGCCGTCTCCAGCTGGCGACGAACCGACGTGCGGGCGCCGTCCATCCGGGCGAGGTAGGTCTCGCTCTGCGCGAGCTGCTCCGCAGGCGAGAGCGTCACCTGCCGCGCGAGGCCGGCGGAGGCGTCCGGCGGAGGCGCCGTCTGCGCCTGCGCAGCGGCGATCCCGTGGCCGATCACGACCGAGATCAGCGCCACTGCGGCGAAGCCAGGGATCTGTTCACGCTTCATCGAAGCCTCCGGAAGTCAGACCCGCGCAGTATAGGTGCGGGCAGACGTAATTGTCAAAACGCAATGAACATGCCGAGCAGCAGCGCGCGTCCGTCGGGAGCACCCGTACGGCGCTCTTCCCGTTTCGATGCGCGACATCACCACGCCATTCACGTTCAAGCGAGGAGAGAGGATTGCGTCTTGTCCACGGATCCGGGAAGCATCGGGGGCTATTGGCTCACGAAAGTGACAGGAATCACAACCGTCGCGCCGCCGCCCTCGGGCGGCGCAAACTGCGCGCTCTGGACGCGCGCGACGACGCACGAGACCACCGTGCCGGACAGCCCGCCGCCGCCGGAGGGGGTCGCCGAGAGCACCTCGCCGTTGGGGCCGATCTTCGCGGTGATCCGGACCGAGCCCTTCATGCTCGGGTCCTCTTGAAGACCTTTGTTGTAGCAACGACGGAAGCCGGCGGTCATCCCGGCCACGACGGAGGGCGCGTTCGAGACGCTCCCGCCGGAGACCGCGGCGCCGCCCACCTGGGCGTTGCCGACCGGCCCCTTGACCGTCTGTGCCGAGCCGGCCGTCGCAGGGCCGCTGGTCCCGGTGTTGCCAATCGTGGCGAGGCCACCACCGCCGGCCGCGCCAGGTCGCACAGTGCCACCCCCGGCGCCGCCCATGTTCAATCCCGCCACACCGCCCTTGCCGACGCCGGCCCCTGAGGCGGCCGCATTCTCGAGCAAGCCGGTGGGCACGTCGCCCGAGCTCAGGACGCTGGCGGTCGCGTTCCCGCTCGAGTTGAGCGCGCCCAGCATCTGCATGTCGAGCTGCGCGAGCTCGTTGGTGAGCGCCGACGCGCGGGCGTCGTTCATCCCGCCAGAGCCCTTCCCCGGGCTGGCAGCCGCCGCGCCCTTGTTCCCTCCGCCGGCGGCCTTCGGCGCTTCGGCAGCAGGCGCCGCCGTCGCGGCCGGCGTCTCGGCGTCCTCCTTCGGCGGCAGCTCCACCGGCGGCGGGGGCAGCTGCTTCACGGACTCGAGCAGCTGCGCGACGTCGAGCTCATCGTCGACCACCGGGTCCATCCAGTCCGAGTAGATCGACCCCACGGCGCCGAAGTGGAACAGGAACGAGAACGCGGCGATGATCGTGGTCGTCCAGTCGATGTCGTTCGCGATCCCCGACCTCACCGAGACGGGCAGCTGCGGCTTGGGCTGTACCGGCGGCGGCGCGACGAACTGGAAGAGGAACGTCGTCTCCCCCACGACGAGCTTGCCGCGCGCCTCCTCGGTGAGCTGGACCTGGTAGGCCTGGACATTGCCGACCGCCACACGCTTGGCGGATGACTTGAGCGCGGAGAGCTCGGAGACGCCGGCCTTGAAGGCGACCCGACCGGTCATCCCGTCCAGGAAGTTGAGGAAGTACTCGCCCCCCACGAGCTCGAACACCCGGAAATTCGGCGGGATGTTCTTGCTCGGGATGACGAACATGCTCTTTTCGCTGGGGCCGATGGTGACGTGGGTGCGCTGCTTGATGACGCGCTCCTCGATCACCTTTCCCCCCTGAACCAGGCCGATCCTGAGGACCTTCGGGCCGGTCACCGGTGCGACCGCCCGCATGACCGCGGTCATCTGCCCGGGCTGCCCGGGGCGCGACGGGGTGGGTTGCGGGTGCTGCTGGGTCATTCCAAAGGGCTCCGGGAGAGGGGGGACGAAGCGGGCGCCGATCGCGATCGCGCGCCGCTGGCGGGGCCGCGCCCCGGGGCCCGGCAGGCCCCGGGCCCGGATCCGCGAGCGACGCGCCGCGCAGCGGAGGGCACCATAATTTGCGAGGGTACACGGACATCTCGGGGCGGTCCAGGAGAGCGCGCCGCGCTCACCTGGGCGCCCGTCGAGAGCGTCGAGGTGTTCCGGAAGGGGCCCCTGGGCCCCCGACGCCATCGGCGTCATCGGCGCTATCGGCGCCATCGAGTGGTTCCAGGGCGATCCGTACGAGCGCGTCGATCGCCTCGCGCCCTCGCGCGGCGGCGGCGCGGCCGGCCCGCCCAGCGGCCGCGGACGCGATCGCGCCGGCGCCCCCCGCGCCCAAAACGAGCGCGAGGACCGAGGGCCCGGCCTGCGCGAGGTACGAGAGCGTGGCCAGGAGCAGCGCGGCGAGCGCCGACAGGCGCGCCGCCGCGCGCGGCCACCCCGCGCCGACGTCGAGCCGCTGCTCGACCTCGGCGAGGAGCTCGTTCGCCGCCGCGATCTTCGCGCGCGGGTCGGCGGCGGCCATGACCTCGATCGCGAGGCGGCGCTCCCAGCTCTCCGGCGGCGACCGCCTCGCGAGCTCCGCCAGCCGCGCCTCGCCGGGCAGCGCGCGGAGCGAGCGCGCGAGCGACATCAGGTCGCCGCCGGTCACGCGCGCGACCTGCGCAGGGTGCTTCCACGAGATCGCGGCGCAGGCGGCGCTCGACGCGATCGACAGCGCGCTCAAGAGCAGGGCGACGGCGGACACGCCCCCCGCCTAGAACGGCTCCTTGAAGATCGCCTGCTCGATGCGGTCCAGGAACGGCTGACGCAGCTCGGCGAGCGTGAGCTTCGGCTGGATCCGGCTGACGTCGACGGCCGCGATCGGCTTCTGGATGCGGCCCGTGATCGTCACCTCCGCGAGCGTGATGACCCCGCGCTGCTTGCCCTTCTCCTGCGCGCTCGCCGGCGCGCCGTGGCCGAGGATCGCGAGCAGGACCGAACCCAGCGCAAGTGCCTTGTACATGCTCATGGTCTCCCTCACGTGTCGGTCGCGGCGTCGGCGACGCCTCCATCCGGCGCGGCGGCAGGAGGAGGAGCCGCGGGCTGAGCCGCGGCGGCAGCCGCGTTGAGCTCCCCTTCCTTGAGCTTGGCGCGGTTCAGGAGCT
The DNA window shown above is from Sorangium aterium and carries:
- a CDS encoding SMI1/KNR4 family protein gives rise to the protein MIAQLKKRPSSHTAVGASQAALDALESRLMVELPPTLRAFLEFDFALDSLGPRFKGRHRFGQDPSAPRPKLTSVRKLAEAKTDLGWTESRLRAKVVRLPNLPGQPWNALYLGEARRDGELVILGLDNEDTNVRVFPRYTAFDLYLAEQCGLIKLRESQRLEDLESHVALNPELGTAEEDDEGDTEY
- a CDS encoding RluA family pseudouridine synthase, whose amino-acid sequence is MTNAMAAGAGALHFRFQVDDGDPRDRLDKLVVHLLDRAGHAASRAAVQRWIAAGRVLVDGVPARASVAVRAGALVEVRPEEPSPSPTAAEPDVAIPVVYEDEHLLVIDKPAGLVVHPARGHESGTLVNGLLALPGFALAPADPRDPMGHVRPGIVHRLDRGTSGLLVVAKDEPTREALKDRFARHAIEREYAAIVAGEARDATYDTLHGRHPTDRLRFTSWIRGGAGAPGSGAGAPGSRVAAPRRAVTHVRVLERLGDAATVVACSLETGRTHQIRVHLAERGRTPVLGDPLYGKPPKKPAIRAIAEELGRQALHARVLGFIHPATQKPVRWESALPADMRKALDQLRALATRSSI
- a CDS encoding Maf family protein — translated: MIDDSHPLLLGSGSPRRREILTTLGLPLRVAAAEVDEAGRAGEDAAAYLERVTLAKLAAARRLRQAAGAGAILVADTSVILGDSILGKPRDEGDARAMLRALSGREHQVWTRFAIADGDRADVATASVAGPAEALHAETVVTRVRFRGLDDDEVASYAATGEGLDKAGAYAIQGIGAFAVARIDGSYSNVVGLPACEVVAALRATGLLARFPLPLARSS
- a CDS encoding OmpA family protein, with the translated sequence MRANRRVPARSSLPLLVVSGVFTAALLLPAPARADECAPASGLSGCIDADNLWPHAGGGPFFAVGSTGTAPDAKASFGLVASYLSRPVGLRTDSPDPEGTVIHALDNMVDATFLASFGLTDRLEVTVAAPVTLYQDGAGFSDVLGTDTELQRSVMRDARLGAAFAILPPAQRGPLDGFSLAARLDLGLPTGDGSVFASAGTVTLAPSVTAAYRLGKLLLAAEVGARLRGSSTLIDTEVGPQLLGALGASVDVLPDRWLAASAEAFALYTLAEQPAGAPPLVPAEWILSATSAPLLAGDVSLSVGGGSAIPFASDGALTAPRFRFNLGLRYAPTGRDADADGVLDRDDECPLAAEDRDGFRDGDGCPDPDNDGDRIPDGRDRCRDEPETIDGFQDSDGCPDADDDSDGVPDDADACRNAAEDRDGFQDSDGCPDPDNDGDGILDASDTCPMGAEDVDGFKDDDGCPDPDNDIDQVPDASDQCPNSAEDRDGFQDDDGCPERDNDEDGVADAADACPVTAETIDGTNDADGCPEPGGRSLPRWSGDQVVLDGLVRFPAASARVPPALAAQLGMIAQLMRGRMPLDIVIVEAYADRQGDQSARAIELAGARASAVKDLLANAGLPADRITAAAGDPSAKRAPGAPQIEVTATRARRSERAPGAPGAAPSTTGEKKQR
- a CDS encoding PPC domain-containing DNA-binding protein, producing MNVLEARRARHLIIRLDRGEELPAALVRALDEAEARAGWIEGVGSLEKAEVALFDQASRTYAKTRVLDGPCDVVALSGNIALQQGETSLRLSATLARESGVGLQLAAGELVWARVYGLELRVTAFDDLPLVRVFDDRTGTMQLATQSSALPALAGEPPRLAPPVHAAELPRATPPAPAAEPPRATPPAPAAEPPRATPPAPAAEPPRAASSGSAELAAAPLPQRPTRPRQEDEPYPEVGDNVTHFHFGDCIVISSDGERIRLRQERDGRVREVSLTMLRIEPPTVDAATGKKQFRLARKN
- a CDS encoding polysaccharide biosynthesis/export family protein, with amino-acid sequence MNLPPPVEATTIGVGDVFDLRIVGEDKLPSTFTVAPDGTVDFPYVKRLKVSGLEPQEVAELVRAKLMEGQILTDPSVSVSIKEYNSKRVEVLGEVQKPGSLPLQPGMTLLRAISMAGGFNSIADKDRVTIRRKSQGKTVFATVSVEDIIDNKIPDVPLQAGDSIHIAQRVF
- a CDS encoding AgmX/PglI C-terminal domain-containing protein — encoded protein: MTQQHPQPTPSRPGQPGQMTAVMRAVAPVTGPKVLRIGLVQGGKVIEERVIKQRTHVTIGPSEKSMFVIPSKNIPPNFRVFELVGGEYFLNFLDGMTGRVAFKAGVSELSALKSSAKRVAVGNVQAYQVQLTEEARGKLVVGETTFLFQFVAPPPVQPKPQLPVSVRSGIANDIDWTTTIIAAFSFLFHFGAVGSIYSDWMDPVVDDELDVAQLLESVKQLPPPPVELPPKEDAETPAATAAPAAEAPKAAGGGNKGAAAASPGKGSGGMNDARASALTNELAQLDMQMLGALNSSGNATASVLSSGDVPTGLLENAAASGAGVGKGGVAGLNMGGAGGGTVRPGAAGGGGLATIGNTGTSGPATAGSAQTVKGPVGNAQVGGAAVSGGSVSNAPSVVAGMTAGFRRCYNKGLQEDPSMKGSVRITAKIGPNGEVLSATPSGGGGLSGTVVSCVVARVQSAQFAPPEGGGATVVIPVTFVSQ